One Carcharodon carcharias isolate sCarCar2 chromosome 22, sCarCar2.pri, whole genome shotgun sequence genomic window, TAAAACTATCAAGTCATTCCCCGGAGCAACTGTGTCAACAGACCATGAGCTTTTAGaaatcagccaagcattcataatggccaCAGCTATCAACCATTTGCTTCTAAATCCAAAGCCTGAAATTGAAAGGACAAAAGGTGTCTTGCCCATTACAAAGCAGATTTCCTGTCTATCAATGGAGGAGAGCAGgtccttggatttttttttaccctAAAGCAGGGGAATGTTTTTTTCCACAGTCAGAGTTATCTGTACATTTAAATTCTAGTGCCAAACATGACAAGGAGGGCTTACCACCATATTTTTCTTAATTTTTGAATGCATCGTGGCACTTGCATGTCAACATTTATACAATGATGgtcaatgtaatggtcaactCGCCTTTGCAGGACATAGCTCTATGATAAATCATTGCtttaaaaacacatctacatttCCATACACCATCTcatagtgacatttgaaggtgtaAAAACATTTTATTCTTACGTTTCAGATTGTTGCTGATTCCTCAGCAGGCTTCCCCCAGTGTTCATGAACTATCCAAGCAGGTGCATCTTTTTTAGCGCTTACAAACCCGGCACCAGCACACAAAAATGGCTTGCGGGAGGGAATACAATTTTCCTGTGGCCCTCACAACCAATCTCAGGGGAGGGGCATGTGCACTTGCACCCAGGGCCTTCCCAACCCGCACAAAGGACGCATGAAAATGGTGAGAGGTCAGGCAGGCAGAGGAATACAGAGTTTCCAGCAAAAAAAAAGCTAAGTTCAACATTTCATGACCCCATTTGCACTTCCACTGGGGGATGAACATCCAGCCCCTAAACTCAAAGAAGCGGGTTGTAAACCAGACGTGACCATAAGGGATCCAATTGCATCTTTTAATGCTTTGATTTGTGTACCAGTTGGTTCCGATCACAGATATTTTTTGCAGCTTCTTTTTTTTAGATCCCTGCCTCTGGAACTTTCTCTGAAAGCAGCCAAAGATAACACAATCGCACTACTGGTAAACAAGGCAGAGCTAGCCATGTCTGCCAGAAAAACAGCAGAAGAATCCTGGACAAAACAACATTTTTGTGTTCCTGATTGGGCGCACTGTGGGTTCCTAAACTCAATAACTCCATCAGGCGAATGCAGGGAGAAGCTGAAATCAGAGAAAGCCTGttaacagaaatagggagggaaaaTGAGATGGTGAGTcaatcaaacactcacacacttccTAGGGTTAGAGAGAAGGGAAGGTCAATGGGAATTTTTAGGGCCTAAATAAATGGAGAAACAATTAGTGAGTTGAGAGGACATGGACATCTAGTTATATCCATAATTGCTTTTTAAGATGTGATTCCACACACCATTTTGGGTGAAGTACACTTTTACTTTAGAGCTTTGAATTGAAACTTCCTGATTTATGGTGGAAACTGACACCCTCATCTATAAGTTTGTTACCTCTAAACCAATGGACTCCAGTGGTCTCGTTAGTTCTGTCCTCTGCAAACTTCTGGTCATGCAAAACTCTACTACCTGTCTCCTAACTTGCGCCAAATCCCATCTCCCCTATACTCCCTGGccaacattggctcctggttaagcaacagctcgattttaaaattctcatccttgttttcaaatcccaccatggcttcGCCCCTCAtttccctgctctccctcctgtggTCCTTCAACCCTCCAAGGTAACTGTACTCCACCATTCGGGCTCTTTAGCATCCCCGAGAttgatcactccaccattggcagccatgccttcagctgccaaggctcaAGGCTCAGAAATCCCCTCTCTAAATATCGCTACCTCTttatcctcctttaagatgctccttaaaacctacctctttgaccgagctCATTAAAATATATTAATTGAATATATCCCATCTGATCTCAGTTCTTTTCAACACCTACTTCATAAATACTGCAAAAAACATTCTTCAGAACTCACATACATGGAAAACCAAATAAACATCTTTTCAAAGATAAATTATGTAAACAGTGAAAATATCTATATGTCTCCATATACTTAATTCATTAGAAGCAAATAGCTTTAGGTGTCAGGCTTGGTTCAGTAGTGCACTCTCACCTCTAAGTCAGaatattgtgggttcaagcccgattccagagacttgagctcatGGTCTAGGCTGGCACATCAGTGCACtagggagggagtgctgcattgttagaagtgcggtctttcagatgaggctctaaactaaggccccatctgccctctcaggtgtgTCAAATGTCCACGATGctctttgaagaagagtaggtgagttttctcagtgtcttggccaatatttatccctcaaccaaaatcattAAAACTAAATCTTCTGGTCATTTctttcactgctgtttgtgggagcttttgtGCACAGATTGATCATTGTGTGTCCTATATTACaaagcaatacacacacacatgtccatGAATACATAGGAGTATAGGGCACATTGCCTTACCTCCTGAAGACACTCtcaagtgacctcttaccttgGGTGGTGTCTTGCtagctctgtacagttacagctTAGATGCTCTCTGATTGATACAGTGTGTATGGTGAGCTCTTTCCTACCATATCGATAAGTTAGCTTCGCTATCTGTGCAAATCAAAAACAAGTAACAATATCATTCTGTCCAAGGGCTTTTGTCAAGATTGAAGAGTTTGTATTAAAAAACACATAACTTCACAGCATGCTGTGAAATAAATATTATGTTGAAACAAATCTTTGAATAAATGTATATATTAATTTCTAaaggttattattgaatctgctctgACCACccactcaagcagtgcattccggatcatcgcaaatcactgcattaaaaaaatgtCTTCATGTCTCCTCTTGTTCATCTGCCAATTATCTTAGAATTGGTCAAGGAAGATAATATGATGAACAGCATGCATTATGTGTGGGCTGGTTTGAACAGACACAAGTCTTGGCTCCTTTGTTCAACTAGAGCACTGAGCTGGATGAATTGCAAAACAGGATGAAGACAGTGATttggtgagagtgggaattggTTGCAGAATAGTAATTTCACACAGAGTAGGAATTGGGTGCAGAATAGGAATTGGGTGCAGAGTGGGAATTGGGGGCAGAGTGGGAACTGGGTGCAGAGTGGGAATTGGGTGCAGAGTGGGAATTGGGTGCAGAGTGGGAATTGGGTGCAGAGTGGGAATTAGATGCAGGTTGGGAATTGGGGTGCTAAGTAACTTGAAATGTGTAGCACCCACAAAAGAATTTTCAATATTAATACCAGCAAGGATGATAGTTCCTTGAGGGCAGTGCGCTCCAGAGTACTCTCACGGCATTGTTGGGTAAAGAACTACACAGGGAGTCATAGTAAAGTGTACAAATGCAGTTGCAGTAGGGGATCTGATAGTCAGGGTAACAGGTATTTCTGCAATCACTGACATGAGTTTCACTTGGTCTGTTGCCCCTTGATGCCAGGATAAAGGACATCACTGAACAGGTGCTGAAAATTTTGCAGGGGTAGGGGGAACAGTCGTGCTCAGGGTAGGAACCAATGGATCAGTTAAGAAAAGGGTTGATATCCTATAGGCTGAGCTTCAGGAACAGGAGgacattaaaaagcaggacctcaaaagtagtaatcgcTCCAAATGCAGCCAGAAGCCACTTCCCAATCCAATCATAGCTACCCACAtcaagaaagaaaaatgaaagcAAACATTATACTGGTAGAGTATCTCAAATCCAGTTACCTGAAAACGAGTGGTGTCCACAAACTAGATATTTTTATAATTTTTCTTGCATCGATTTTAActgattaaaataaataaaacttaTCTGCATGATTTGgctgagcactgcattgactcaGTGTGGCTCCAGACTAGTTACCGGCTTCGCCACTTTGCTTGCTGCTCTATCCCACGCTCCAAGCGACCCTTGATCCCATCTGATGTGGCTTGACCCAAACTGCCCATGCCCGAAACGCCCGACCCAAAAACCAGCAATATCCAAAACCGGGCCTCAGTCCCGAGAGTGCTGGATTTGAAGCACTATGTTGTATTCATTTACTTTGGAGCAGGAGAGTGGAAATGTAAGGATATGCATGCAATATTGGTCCTGGCACTGAATGGATCAAGCCCAAGTACTAGGCACCAGCTATGAAATAATGCAATCTAATTTATAACGCGGTCTCGCGATATGGGCCTTTATTATAGTGCTTCCCAGTGTAGAAGATTAGATAAAGGGTAACCAGTAGATGtaggatatttggatttccaaaaagcatttaatAAGATTTCACATAACGTGTTGATACGCAAGATAAGGACTCATGGGGTTGGGTGTAATTTATTACTATGAATGGAGGATTAGTTAACAGAGGGGAAACAGAGAGTATGGATAAAGGGGGtattttcaaattggcaggctgtcactagtggagtgcctcatgggtcagtgctgggacctcaattatttacaactccactaatgacttagatgaagagactgagaggaaaaTATCTAAGTTCGCTGATCATACAATATTAGGTGGaaatgtaaactgtgaggaggacacaaagaggctacaaagagatttagacaggttaagtgaatgggcaacaagatggcagatggaataattGTCAAGAGgcgtgaggttattcattttgctggttaaaaaaaaagagaatattttttaaaaggtgtgaagcttttaaatgttaatgttcagagagacttgggtgcacACATACATGGAACACAGAAAGTTTAGTGTGCAGGtagagcaagcaattaggaaggcaaaagccATGTTGGCGTTTATTAGAAGGAGACTGAAgtataagaataaggaagtcttgctacaaagggctttggtgaaaccacacctggaatactgtgtgcagttttggacctcatatctaaggaaggatatacttgccttggaaacAATGCAATAAAAGTTCATTAGATTATTTCCTGGGATGAGTGGACTATGATGAGAGTCTACGTAAcctgggcctatactctctggagtttagaagaatgagagctaatctcattgaagcataaaagattctgaaggggcttgacaggctagacactaagaggttgtttccccgaGTTaggaaatctagaacatgggggcacagcctcaggatataaggtcgatcatttaggaatgagatgaggtgaaatttcttcatagccaggttgtgaatctttgggtcTGTCTCCCCCagggagttgtggatgctccactgctgagtatatttaagactgaggtcaATGGATTTTTCAcctctcagagaatcaagggatatggggagcaggtaagGAAGTGGAGTTGCAGTAGAAGATCACCCAGCACCGTATCGAATTGTGGAGCAgtctcatggggctgaatggtttactccACCTCCTATTTCTTTTGCCCTTAGCAGGAGGACTGATAACCAgaagagttgttgtgatctggcatgtttggaagcagattcaataataactttcaaaaggtaattggataaatagttgaaCTGGTTAAACTTGTTGGGCTATGAGAAGGAGCAGaggtgtgggactaattggatagctccaaTTAAACTGGCAGAGGCTTgataagccaaatggcctccttttgtgctgtatcattctctgattctatgatttACTGCAGTAACAATCTGAGGTTCAGAATGATGTTGTGTTTGCTACCAAGTTGTCAAAGCAAGTGAGATTTGAGCAATAGGGAAAAAAAACTACCAAATGGAATTAATTGAGAATGTAAGTCATTTAAAACAAAGGCTGAAGTGTCATTAGAGGGATAAATACTGTACACATTCTTCAGAAGAAGAAATTGAAATACATGGTACAAAATAGAATATTGAAAGAAACAGCAATAGCACTATAGCAGGAACAATGGAGAGATCCttattgtttaatttttttttaaactgtactTTGAATAAAAGCTAACTGAGACTGTCCAATTTCTTGTATTGATTTTATTGTGGGCAACTTACTGAAGAAAGGTTTCCATAAAGCCCAGCCTGTAACCTCTTTAAATAACAGTGCTTTTTTTTATTTACTAATTCTATGTGCTAAAGGAAATGTGACTCCAGCAAATGTATAAAAACCTTTCTTCCCAAAGCTACTCAGTTAATACCAACTAAATTTTGGAAATGAATTCCCCCTTTATGCACATCCGATATAAGCCCGTTCATTATATAAGGGAGTTGTCACTAAGCACCAGGTTGCTTCATCTTGGTCAATACTGAGTAGGTGTTGCATACAAGTATGGTTATGAACAGTTCCTTTCACATTTCCTGCCCTAAATCCTGACTCAACTAACTGACTCAACTACCCAAATACACATTTATGTTCTGGAACAAACAAGTATGATCAGCTATTCTGTTGACTTCTTTACATTCTACAATTCAGGTTCTGATTTAAATTTTTTGACCCACTCTTCTCTTTTAGGTACCCCACCCTTGATGTCCCAGCCACTAAGACGTTGAGTTAGTCTGTATTGTGGCAGTTGGTCACAATGTGTAAACTAGCCCCCAATTCACAATGCTGAGATTTCAATTTACTACACTATTCACCCTTGTGGCTTCTTTGAGAGCAACTGCTagtttttgtcattttttttttacctcgATGCATTAAATCCTAAATTGAGACTGTCCAAACTTGTTTTGCACAGAACTTGGACAGCCATCAAAACAACTTTCAACAGACCTGGAGATGTTACATTCACTTTTAGGCTCCATAGGACTTACTGCAATGCTGTAACTTAATACATTATCAATTATCATCCATCAGTCAGTGCAACTCTCACCTTCGAATCAAAAGACTATGGCTCCAAACCTTAATGCACTGACACTTCActggagtgccgcattgtcacaGGTACCATCATTCAAGTAAAATATTCTGGTGGATGCAACTTATCTcatggcacaatttgaagaagagctgagAATTGAATTCTCTCAACGAACACCATCAAAAGAGATTAGTTAACTGGTCATTGGCCTAATTCACTGTTTGTGACATTTTGCTATGTACAAAATTTCTGCCAAGTTTGTCTGCAGGATAACAGTAACTCCACATCAAAAAATTGGTTGTGAATCACTTTGCACCACCACAAGGATAAGGGAAtgtactatacaaatgcaagttctcaCTCTCTAATCCCATTTATTTTATAATACAACCAAGACAAGTTTTTTAAGATCATTCAAAGGATCTGGACGTTGCTGATAAGGTCAGTATTTAGTATCCatcctaatcgcccttgagaaggtgatggtaagccaccttcttgaatatagCTAAGTGgttggctaggccatttcagagggcagttaagagtcaaccactttactATGTGTCTGGAATTACATATAGGCCAcacctgatttccttctttaaagaaCATCAGTGAAGCAGATGGGCATTTTTGTGATTATCcatcatttcatggtcaccattactgaggctagttcTTTTTAAATTTTAGATTTTACTTAATGAATTGATTTGTATTCCCCAggtgctgtgatgggatttgaactcacatctccAAATCATTAGTTCAGTACATATTACAGGAGTAATGGTTGGCATGTTTAACACTTGAATTTGGGATTTTAAGTTTTTCAGGACATTTTCTTTGCTCATATATGATTAAGATATATTAAGTTATGCAGAGGTTAGGCAGTTTTTATTTTATCAAATCATGCCCTATTGAAAAGCAAGATTTTAACAGCCCAAAGCTTCATTCAAAGTGGTGCTGATAGCAGAATGACTATGCAGTGTGTATAGGGCAAGGACAATAGCAGACAGCCATTGACTTTCCATAGAGCTGTGGACGTGGTGCTATCTTAAGAATTAAAATACACTGCACTAACCAGCCTGCAGAGTTTCAAAAAACACATTTAAAACATCCCAGTTACAGAATATGTGAAACAACATTTTACAACGTACCTGAAAGGGCCTGTAATTTGCAACAGAAGGAATGCATTTATAGGTTTTGGTGTTACAACAGCCAGAGCAGCGCTTTATTTCAACACATGAAGGCCACAGAAAGAAGCCCACTGAAGTGGGGTCCACCTTGTAGCGAGGAACCTCTACCGAAACTATCCTTGTTTTGCATCCAGCTGCTTTTGAATTCCCTTTGGTTAATGAGAGAAGAAAATGGGAAAATTACTGTTCACACTTACAATCTCACGTACTTCTATGTTAAAATCCTAATTCCCACTCCCCAGTGCACCAGACTATAGAGTTCAAATGTGGCACTGGTAAAGGTAACAGTGGCTGTTATTTCCTCCAAAGGCTATCTCCAAGGCTACCTGCTTTTCTCTACCTGCTCCAGAGATGGTGTTGTAACATCTCTCAGCTCCTTATAACAATCATCACGGGGCAATTGGTATTCCTAATCTTTTAAAACAACAAGTCCTTCAATTAAACCACAGGTGGTCTGCAATAAAACAACTCAGGCCCTGTCATAAAATGAAACAAAAGTATTGAAAATAATAAAATCACTGAATTTTTTCCCCTGAAATTAAGATGAATTTTATGCATTGTTTTTGGGAGTAATTTTCTAACGTTGAATTCCCAACTGGAAACCTAAAGCCCCAGCGGAAACATATCAGAAACTTGTGAGTGCTCTGAACACAATTTTCCGACCATTGATGTTCAGAAAATATAGCTTAAGTACAATATTTTCCATTCACATGAATGTGAGAACATAAGAAAAGGGGGGAATGAGAAAGACATTCTGATAATGAAACACACCCTTCAAGAAGACCATGCAGCTCACTCGTGACTACAACATGTATTTACTTACAAAAGATAAACTTTGCCTTGCAGTTGGAAATTGTTTTTGAGAATCTGTTTCCATTAATTATGAACAGCACTTTAACATTTAAAAGAAAGCAGCTCCTCAGATATCTATGAGACTTCACACTGTAGATCCCGTATGATGCACACTGTATCATCAATTCTGTCGTATCCACCTACTCCTACCCTCTTGCCCCTCTGGGTTGTGAACAGTGCACTCAGCTGTTTCTAGTGATGATATACATGGCCTTTACTTTCACTGGATCATTTTCTGGGAACCTGAAATTGCCCAAATTTGAACCAAATCTTCAGGAGCACGCCTGATTCAGCCAAAATTTGGATCTTTTTCCGGTTTTAACTTGAAGTGC contains:
- the LOC121293593 gene encoding platelet-derived growth factor subunit B-like isoform X4 — translated: MGASIPCRKPRERTVITNIEKAIAYAVASDGAETIDDDGVPLRLGRHKGANEHPGQMASNEGHSPSLLTVMGEPPAQSQPRSFIAGNSKAAGCKTRIVSVEVPRYKVDPTSVGFFLWPSCVEIKRCSGCCNTKTYKCIPSVANYRPFQIAKLTYRYGRKELTIHTVSIREHLSCNCTELARHHPRFPPKYYRQSTDN
- the LOC121293593 gene encoding platelet-derived growth factor subunit A-like isoform X5, with the protein product MDLLQKTTESNMKSQLLVFLSLFCFWTVISEQMPKSMNLEEGLPEDVLRMIAQADIRSIDDLEDLLGVEAKDPPVFRSTYKIGNSKAAGCKTRIVSVEVPRYKVDPTSVGFFLWPSCVEIKRCSGCCNTKTYKCIPSVANYRPFQIAKLTYRYGRKELTIHTVSIREHLSCNCTELARHHPRFPPKYYRQSTDN